The nucleotide window TGTCTTACCCTCCCGACAAATCAACTCACAATGCCATCCTATTTCTCTCCGACATCTTCGGTCCCAAACTGGTCAATTCCCAGTTGATTGCCGACCAATTTGCCGCAAATGGCTACTTTGTGGTCATGCCGGATCTCTTCCATGGCGATCCGGTCCCCGTCGAGCGCGAGGGAAACTTCGACGTCATGGCCTGGCTGAAGAACCACCTCCCGCCAGTGACAGACCCCATCATCGACAGAACCCTTCGCTACATGCGTCAGGAACTCGGCTGCCAGCGCattggaggggttgggtaCTGCTATGGGGGCAAGTATGTCGCTCGTTACCTCAAGCCCGGGCTGTTGGACGTAGGCTATATGGCCCATCCCACCCATGTAGAGGTGGATGAGTTGAAAGGTATTCAGGGGCCACTGAGCATTTCTGCCGCGTGTGAGTTCCAACAACGAGTATGGAGCGAAAGAATAGGGACTGACTTAACATAGCGTCGGATTACCTCTTCCCCACCGAGAAACGTCGCGAGACCGAGGACATCTTGTCCGAGCTTGGCCATCCTTACGAGATAACAGTATACTCGCATGTCGAGCATGGATACTCTGTTCGCTGCAACATGGACATTAAGCAGCAGAGAgtggccaaggagaagagTTTCGCCCAGGCAGCTGGTTGGTTTGATGCTTATTTAAAGAAGTGAGCACGATGCCgggaatggaaggataaGAGAACAACATATATCTGTATCTATTCTTCTAAAACAAGCATGTCCGATGAATCTACTACCAGATAAGATACAAGTGCGCTGCATACCTATGTACATGTTGAAAAGAGTATCTCCCGGTCAATGTCTTTCTTTAGGCTGACGCCAAAAGATCGTTCGGGATATACAAGGGCATAGTGTCCTCCCATCGACTCTGTGTCAGCACCGTCCAATTCGACCCATCCGCCTCCATCTGCATGATGAAAGGGTACGGTTGCTGATTGTTGTCGTAGATGGTCGCTTCATCCTGGAAGCCAAACATGCCCGTCGCCCAGGCAATCTTGCCCTCGTGGGTCCAGACGGCGTGAGCATCGTTGCACGCCAACGTTGTCAGCTGCTTCACACCACTGCCGTCAACGGCCATGGTCATGACATCGTAGTTGTCATCCAACGGTCCAAAGATGGGCCAGCTGGTGCGACGAGTGAAGACAATACGGTTGGAGCCGTCGGGGGCGAACATGGGAGTGTTATCCCAGGAAGAGCTGAGAGCCACCACTTCACCCGTCGTCAAATCCATGCGGCGTAGACCCAGTGGGATGGGATCCTCACTAGCGCTGTAGGCAAACTCACGCCAGACCAGCCAGCGGCCATCGGGCGAGATGGTGGGGAAGCCAGCGTTGGTGCTACCGTTGGTCATTGATCGCGCCCACGAGCCGTTGGCGGCCACCAGGTACACCCAGCCTGGGTTGGCATAGCGATACTCGAACCAGTCACCCAGGCCGACGGCCAGGACTTCGCCATCGCCGCGCCACGAGCCCTGGAAGGTGCCGTTGGTGTTGGAGCTGTTGACGCGGACGGGAAAGCGAGAGCCATCGAAGATGTCATTCAAGCCGGTGCCGTCGGCGTTCATTGTCACTAGCGAGGAGTTCACCGTCTGCTGTGAGGTGTAGACCACCTTGCCCTGTGCGGACATTTGCGGGAACACGTCGGTGAAGCGGTACTCCCAGTCCTTGCTCCAGCTGTACAGCGGCTTGTTTACGGGCCGGACAGGGTCCCACTCAACGTGCTCGTAGACCATATGGCGGCCATCGGGGGACCAAGCGGGCGAGCGATGATAGCCCACCAGCGAGGCGTTGCGGTAGGCGGCACTCACGCTACCTTCGGGCTGCGCGGCCGTGTAGTTGATCGAGCCCGGGTAAGTGGCATTGGTGAGCAGGCTCTTGACCAGGTAACCGATGGTCTGGTTGTCCACATACTGAGGGAACAGTTTGATGCCGCCGGAATCTCCCGACGCATGCTCCTGCCGATCACTTCCTGTAGCAAAGTCAACGGACACGATGGCAGTGTTGACATCGTAGAAGGCGGATTCGGCCACACGCGCATAGTAGGTCAGCTCCATGGGGAGTTCATAGAAGACAATGCGGCTGCCATCGGGCGAGAATTTCGGCGAGCCCTGACAGTAACCTGTGCGGTTGGACACTCGACGGAAGCCGGTGCCGTCCGGACGGATGGCGTAGATGGACAGTTCCTGCGTGTGCTCCCAGCCGCTGATGTTGTTATGCCCGCGCCACGGAGTGTTGCGATCCGAGGTGAAGACCAGCCACTCGCCATCAGGCGACCATGCAGGTCGGAAGTGGCCATCGGGGAGGGTGTAATCACCTGCGACCTCGCTGGAGTTGGTGACATTCCACAATGCACCAGTCTCCAGATTCTGGATCCAGATGTTACTCTTGTAGTTGCCGAGGGTGCCAGCAAAGGCCACCAGACTACCATTGGGAGAGATGGCTCCGGCATCCTCCACGGCAGGGCTTGTGGCAATGGGCTGCAAGTCGGTACCATCGGGACGGACACGGTACAGATCCGACTGACCATCTCCGGCACGCTCGCTGGTGAAGACGATCCATTCGCCGTCTGGAGACCACTGCGCATGGTAGTCAAAGGTACTCTCATTGCCCAGCAGTCGTCGGGGATTAGAGCCATCCGCATTGGCGACATAAAGCTCCGAGATGCCCGGTGCAATGCGATTCATCAGCAtcgcccccttcttcccggcAACAGTCGTGCCACGGGCTGCCAGGGGTGAGGGCTGCTCATCCGAGCGCGCCATATTGGCGTATGGacatgatgctgctgtggccAGCCCGCtcaggagaggaaaaaaaagaagagaggaaagacgCATCTTGATGCGGTGCCAACTTGGCGGCTGCGAACTCAGTGATGCACGAACCACAACATCCGGAGAATTTTGCAGTTGGGCATGGCCCTACTTAAGCTTCACGCTGTTGTGGAGCGTCTCGTTGCGAGAGAATTGATCGATAGGCTCTGGTGCTTGTTCGGAAGAAGACCTCGGGCTTCGCAATAGCCTTCCCAATGAGGCAGGGAATGTCGCTCATAGCTTTGACGAAGTTGGGCTCCCGTTATTGGCCTTCGGCTACACATGCCGATCACTCCACGGCTCAGACGGGATGGACATGCTTAGCAGCAGCGCTTGGAGCCTTGGCAATCCCCTTCCACGCCTCAGCTTTGAGGGATTAGCATTGCCTACTCCACCCAGGGCAAACCATGGTTGGATCCTGCGATCCTGCCAAGGAATATTGAGAGGAGAAGTCCGCATCATCGCCGGAGATAgattgggagaagagggatggCACCTATAGAAACCTCTATACGTATTCAGGCGGAGACATCACTCACAGGGTACCGCTGTGGTTTTGGTCTTTACGTGCTGTCAGTTGATATCAAAACATACGACACTgagtggaaggggaaggtcCGACGTGGATGTATCGCTTCCTCCCTGAAGTATTTCACGCCAACACGAGTGAAGCTTCATCTGTCATGCTTATGGCTGGTCTCCGAAAGGATTAGGCTTGGCACACTGGACGCCATGACTATACTGTCTCCGGCCTAACCGCCGCGGAGACTCATTATCTGTATAGTATCTCCGACATCTTTCGGAAGCCTGGTTCGGAGATTGTTGGAATGGGGTTTCTGGCCGGCGGTCTTGGCAGCAACTAATTTCTCCGCGAGTCTCCGCATCTCTGCGTTTGGCTTTGGAGAGAGAGGTCTGTGAGTTCTAGAGAGTGGACCTTTGCTGGCTCATTATGTAGTTTTCTTTCAGAGCCTGAGGTCATTCTCTCGCTCCTACAGAGTTGCAGCTGTTTTTAAAACCATGAGGGGAGTCTTGGACGGGAGGATTCCAATGATGGATTGAAAATCGGACGCAGTGCTATCTGTTGGATGACTCGCTACACAAGGCCCCGACGAGTCCAAAGCGCCACACCGTAATcctgaggacgaagaagagagtcGGGC belongs to Aspergillus luchuensis IFO 4308 DNA, chromosome 3, nearly complete sequence and includes:
- a CDS encoding dienelactone hydrolase family protein (COG:Q;~EggNog:ENOG410PG4C;~InterPro:IPR002925,IPR029058;~PFAM:PF01738;~antiSMASH:Cluster_3.10;~go_function: GO:0016787 - hydrolase activity [Evidence IEA]) yields the protein MYISPAIVLTYVSYPPDKSTHNAILFLSDIFGPKLVNSQLIADQFAANGYFVVMPDLFHGDPVPVEREGNFDVMAWLKNHLPPVTDPIIDRTLRYMRQELGCQRIGGVGYCYGGKYVARYLKPGLLDVGYMAHPTHVEVDELKGIQGPLSISAASSDYLFPTEKRRETEDILSELGHPYEITVYSHVEHGYSVRCNMDIKQQRVAKEKSFAQAAGWFDAYLKK
- a CDS encoding uncharacterized protein (COG:U;~EggNog:ENOG410PW0W;~InterPro:IPR011042,IPR011659;~PFAM:PF07676;~antiSMASH:Cluster_3.10), producing the protein MARSDEQPSPLAARGTTVAGKKGAMLMNRIAPGISELYVANADGSNPRRLLGNESTFDYHAQWSPDGEWIVFTSERAGDGQSDLYRVRPDGTDLQPIATSPAVEDAGAISPNGSLVAFAGTLGNYKSNIWIQNLETGALWNVTNSSEVAGDYTLPDGHFRPAWSPDGEWLVFTSDRNTPWRGHNNISGWEHTQELSIYAIRPDGTGFRRVSNRTGYCQGSPKFSPDGSRIVFYELPMELTYYARVAESAFYDVNTAIVSVDFATGSDRQEHASGDSGGIKLFPQYVDNQTIGYLVKSLLTNATYPGSINYTAAQPEGSVSAAYRNASLVGYHRSPAWSPDGRHMVYEHVEWDPVRPVNKPLYSWSKDWEYRFTDVFPQMSAQGKVVYTSQQTVNSSLVTMNADGTGLNDIFDGSRFPVRVNSSNTNGTFQGSWRGDGEVLAVGLGDWFEYRYANPGWVYLVAANGSWARSMTNGSTNAGFPTISPDGRWLVWREFAYSASEDPIPLGLRRMDLTTGEVVALSSSWDNTPMFAPDGSNRIVFTRRTSWPIFGPLDDNYDVMTMAVDGSGVKQLTTLACNDAHAVWTHEGKIAWATGMFGFQDEATIYDNNQQPYPFIMQMEADGSNWTVLTQSRWEDTMPLYIPNDLLASA